The following coding sequences are from one Desulfosporosinus orientis DSM 765 window:
- a CDS encoding rubrerythrin family protein produces MDDQKTLNNLMEAFAGESQANRKYQAYSKKAEAEGRKNAAKLFKAASDAETIHAQKHFEVAGKIKSTSENLQDAISGENHEYQSMYPEFLKAAEEEGNKAAIRTFTYALKAEEVHAKLYQEALENLEQEEEVYYYLCPICGNIEKAVPEKCFICGTPGSKFIKY; encoded by the coding sequence ATGGATGACCAAAAAACACTCAATAATTTAATGGAAGCTTTTGCTGGAGAATCCCAGGCCAATCGTAAATATCAGGCTTATTCGAAAAAAGCTGAAGCGGAAGGCCGTAAAAACGCTGCCAAGCTTTTTAAAGCTGCTTCAGATGCTGAAACCATTCACGCTCAAAAACATTTTGAAGTTGCAGGTAAGATTAAGTCAACATCTGAAAACTTACAGGATGCCATCAGCGGGGAAAACCATGAGTATCAAAGTATGTATCCGGAATTTTTAAAAGCTGCTGAAGAAGAAGGAAATAAAGCTGCGATAAGAACCTTTACATATGCTTTAAAGGCAGAAGAAGTTCACGCAAAGCTTTATCAAGAAGCTCTTGAAAATTTAGAGCAAGAGGAAGAAGTTTATTATTATCTTTGTCCTATATGCGGGAATATTGAAAAAGCAGTCCCGGAAAAATGTTTTATTTGCGGCACTCCAGGATCGAAATTCATCAAGTATTAG
- a CDS encoding MMPL family transporter, translating to MPQAISGTTLANSQYAIGGETSTTNDLHGIAVSDMKTTQIIVLIGIFTVLALIIKSFWIPLYIIGSLLLSFYTSITLTSLFAEKFLHSGELAWNVPFFGFVMIIALGVDYSIFLMMRFKEYRGSTPHEGIVKASANVGGVVLSAARILAGTFATLAPSGINTLIELAVCVCLGIIILSVILLPFVIPAFISIQDHFLQKVCLREWGGIQ from the coding sequence ATTCCTCAGGCAATTTCCGGGACTACTCTGGCCAATAGTCAATATGCTATCGGCGGTGAAACTTCCACAACCAATGATCTCCATGGTATCGCCGTATCGGATATGAAAACGACTCAGATCATCGTGCTGATAGGAATCTTTACGGTCTTAGCGTTGATCATTAAGTCTTTTTGGATTCCCTTATATATTATTGGTTCACTGTTGTTGTCCTTCTATACCTCCATCACTCTGACAAGCTTATTTGCCGAGAAGTTTCTCCATAGCGGGGAGCTGGCTTGGAATGTACCCTTCTTTGGCTTTGTAATGATCATTGCTTTGGGAGTGGATTACAGCATATTTCTGATGATGAGGTTTAAAGAATATCGTGGCTCAACCCCTCATGAGGGTATTGTTAAAGCTTCGGCTAATGTAGGGGGAGTGGTTCTTTCTGCAGCACGGATTCTTGCCGGAACCTTTGCAACCTTAGCACCCTCAGGAATTAATACTTTGATTGAACTGGCAGTCTGTGTGTGTCTGGGGATTATTATTTTAAGCGTCATCCTATTGCCCTTTGTCATCCCAGCCTTCATCTCTATTCAGGATCATTTTTTACAAAAAGTATGCTTACGAGAATGGGGAGGGATTCAGTGA
- a CDS encoding DUF1992 domain-containing protein, producing the protein MFDIFKQLAEDRIQQAMRNGEFDNLPSRGKPINLDYWASLPQEIRAGYMVLKNGGFVPEEVQLLKEINEFQEQLASCTEPEFKVTVTKKLQETQLKYDLILELKKRKK; encoded by the coding sequence ATGTTTGATATATTTAAACAACTTGCTGAAGACAGAATCCAGCAAGCCATGAGAAACGGCGAATTTGATAACCTCCCATCACGAGGCAAACCTATTAACCTTGACTACTGGGCAAGCCTTCCCCAAGAAATACGCGCAGGTTATATGGTCTTAAAAAACGGAGGATTTGTACCGGAAGAAGTACAGCTCCTCAAAGAGATCAATGAATTCCAGGAGCAATTGGCTTCCTGTACTGAACCGGAATTTAAAGTGACTGTTACCAAAAAGCTTCAAGAGACACAGTTAAAATATGATTTAATCCTTGAACTCAAAAAACGCAAGAAATAG
- a CDS encoding ferredoxin, whose translation MTAEVDQEQCMGCESCPAFCPEVFEMGSDGLAYVIADPVPSEYEEAAKEAAAGCPAHCIHIK comes from the coding sequence ATGACTGCAGAAGTAGATCAAGAACAGTGTATGGGGTGCGAATCCTGTCCGGCTTTTTGTCCTGAGGTATTTGAGATGGGCAGCGATGGATTAGCATATGTTATCGCTGATCCGGTTCCCAGTGAGTACGAGGAGGCAGCTAAAGAAGCTGCAGCGGGATGCCCGGCTCATTGCATTCATATTAAGTAG
- a CDS encoding CDIF630_02480 family spore surface protein translates to MNKNKSKEKFMANPIERHDTAAWRGHIENVKPQSNVPIPSEESVQNAKEWVDTNSLS, encoded by the coding sequence ATGAATAAAAATAAATCAAAAGAAAAGTTTATGGCAAACCCCATTGAAAGACATGACACGGCTGCTTGGCGGGGACATATCGAAAATGTTAAACCTCAATCAAACGTTCCTATTCCCAGTGAAGAGTCGGTACAAAATGCCAAAGAATGGGTGGATACTAATTCCTTATCCTAA
- a CDS encoding ParA family protein produces the protein MARHTKASNKSNNAKSARIISVTSQKGGVGKTATVTNMAVGLVSLGYKTAIVDMDAQGHIALSFGIEKSNLKKTIYDVLTGEAKMRDIQENAFGVDLYLSNTSLSELVPKVMVNLNTKHFPASKYLLKNAISQIKAHYDYILIDTSPSNDIITMNSLLASTDIIIPVLPEGLSIDGIFETIGLIKSIQEQGAKVNILGVLPTMVQDHTNLHHVMLQDLRKRFAESPDIKVFDTVIKRAIRHGLAQTHGKPDINKAPEYLSFVKEVLDIA, from the coding sequence ATGGCTAGACATACAAAAGCGTCCAATAAATCCAATAATGCTAAGTCGGCACGGATTATCTCCGTTACCTCACAGAAAGGCGGGGTGGGTAAAACGGCTACTGTCACAAACATGGCTGTAGGGTTAGTAAGTCTCGGCTATAAGACAGCCATTGTTGACATGGATGCTCAAGGCCATATTGCCCTATCCTTCGGGATTGAGAAGTCCAACTTAAAGAAAACCATTTATGATGTATTGACAGGCGAAGCCAAAATGAGGGATATTCAAGAGAATGCTTTTGGCGTAGATCTCTATCTATCCAACACTTCCCTTTCTGAACTTGTGCCCAAAGTCATGGTTAATCTTAACACAAAGCACTTTCCGGCCTCAAAATACTTATTGAAAAACGCCATCAGCCAAATAAAAGCTCACTATGATTATATTTTAATTGACACTTCCCCCAGCAACGATATCATTACGATGAATTCCTTATTAGCTTCCACGGATATTATTATACCAGTCCTTCCAGAGGGTCTGTCTATTGACGGGATTTTTGAGACCATTGGTTTGATTAAAAGCATTCAGGAGCAAGGTGCTAAAGTTAATATTTTAGGAGTTTTGCCTACCATGGTCCAAGATCATACAAACCTCCACCATGTCATGCTCCAAGATCTGAGAAAACGTTTCGCCGAAAGCCCCGACATCAAGGTATTTGACACTGTGATCAAACGAGCCATCCGCCATGGATTGGCACAAACTCATGGCAAGCCGGATATTAATAAGGCTCCGGAGTACCTGTCCTTTGTCAAGGAAGTATTAGATATAGCTTAA